One window of Hylemonella gracilis genomic DNA carries:
- a CDS encoding EAL domain-containing protein: MFRIASRPVSRRVSVTRQLSWTMGGLIVALLLALAALGYGAMSWAASRLAPILARQTAELRAEAGAAIFLQAQNSVLRLQEELLLRLEQQNPEEARRRFDALFAPGRDGVWRLRPERVDTESAPTLYLRPGPRGPSDSVRQRAVVSYQLLREQGPALAPPFFSVYMDFVENGLMVYARGRDWGGAAMADATNANYPTMIGSRPENNPRRRLFWTPVYFDQQAQAWMVSVIQPLDWRGAWVGTVGHDIVVQTLIDAVRARSVEGGLQMILSADGQLIAHPDLQNHIVQADGQLAIGSLRDPLLAQVQALITTEEAQGGAISGARRIGATVGENGHEAYWVAWSRIKGPDWRWVQLLPQSQVDQVLRWGATLTFLIGLLGLLPALAIMRVLIRRIISRPLQRLTVAVDELGQGRMPAPIALSGPDELGRLARAFDGMVLELRSGEAARRRYLTGLEEEHARLLALLGAMDLGILFVTADKQVQYCNRTFLRIWQMDENANLVGRAVGEVLGDSGVEIVQPEHFSSHLREMLGTHEAPTSYEIATGDGRVIVQTAYPVRDAEGRFIGQLWIHEDVTRERQTAEQLVYLAERDALTGLFNRRRFEDELARFIQESQRRHRHGALLFFDLDEFKHINDTFGHRAGDAVLIRVASEVGALTRRNELLCRLGGDEFAVLMPDARQEEAEQLAERIVRAIALIPFRLDGQNLRLTSSLGIALYPHGSVNAEELVAHADVAMYQAKESGKNAWKLYQPGRDTSRKMITRLGWNDRIARALEQGLFRLHYQGVYHTGSGTVSHLEVLIRMVDVDDPSQLIMPGQFIAHAEKSGKILEIDRWVIRASIEQLAANPAMPPLAVNISGRSFDQTSFPHYIADLLNMHGVEPRRLLVELTETSAVSDLQDAECFIEALRQTGCQTCLDDFGAGFASFAYLKHLKVDLLKIDGLFIRDLPKDSDNQIFVRAIVDVARALGKRTVAEFVEDEQTLEMVRALGVDLAQGYHLDRPRADHPALAQAFHSHPASDPV; encoded by the coding sequence ATGTTCCGCATCGCTTCCAGACCCGTTTCACGCCGGGTTTCCGTCACGCGTCAGCTGTCCTGGACCATGGGCGGATTGATCGTGGCCTTGCTGCTGGCGCTGGCGGCGCTGGGGTATGGCGCGATGAGCTGGGCGGCCTCGCGGCTGGCGCCCATCCTGGCGCGACAGACGGCCGAGTTGCGTGCCGAGGCCGGTGCGGCCATCTTCCTGCAGGCACAGAACAGCGTTTTGCGCTTGCAGGAGGAATTGCTGCTGCGCCTGGAGCAGCAAAACCCGGAGGAGGCGCGGCGGCGCTTTGACGCCTTGTTCGCGCCGGGTCGGGACGGTGTCTGGCGCTTGCGCCCCGAGCGGGTGGACACCGAGAGCGCGCCCACGCTGTACCTGCGACCGGGCCCGCGCGGACCGAGCGATTCGGTTCGTCAGCGCGCCGTCGTGAGTTACCAGTTGCTGCGCGAGCAGGGGCCCGCGCTGGCACCGCCCTTTTTTTCCGTGTACATGGACTTCGTCGAGAACGGCCTGATGGTCTATGCGCGGGGCCGGGACTGGGGCGGGGCGGCCATGGCCGACGCCACCAACGCCAACTACCCGACCATGATCGGCTCGCGCCCGGAGAACAATCCGCGGCGCCGCTTGTTCTGGACGCCGGTGTACTTCGATCAGCAGGCGCAGGCCTGGATGGTTTCGGTCATCCAGCCTCTGGATTGGCGCGGTGCCTGGGTGGGCACGGTCGGCCACGACATCGTGGTCCAGACTTTGATCGATGCCGTGCGCGCGCGCAGCGTCGAGGGCGGCCTGCAGATGATCCTGAGCGCGGACGGCCAGCTTATCGCCCACCCCGATCTGCAAAACCACATCGTGCAGGCCGATGGGCAACTGGCCATTGGCAGCCTGCGTGATCCTTTGCTGGCCCAGGTGCAGGCGCTGATCACCACGGAGGAAGCGCAGGGCGGGGCGATCAGCGGGGCACGACGCATTGGCGCGACCGTGGGTGAGAACGGTCACGAGGCGTACTGGGTCGCTTGGTCCCGCATCAAGGGCCCGGACTGGCGCTGGGTGCAACTTCTGCCGCAGTCGCAGGTGGATCAGGTCCTGCGCTGGGGGGCGACTCTGACCTTCCTGATCGGCCTGTTGGGCTTGTTGCCAGCCTTGGCGATCATGCGGGTGCTGATCCGCCGCATCATCAGCCGCCCACTGCAGCGCCTGACGGTGGCGGTGGACGAACTGGGGCAGGGGCGCATGCCGGCCCCCATCGCCTTGAGCGGCCCCGACGAGCTCGGGCGGCTGGCGCGTGCCTTTGATGGCATGGTGCTGGAACTGCGCTCGGGCGAGGCGGCGCGCCGCCGTTACCTGACCGGGCTGGAGGAAGAGCACGCGCGCCTGCTGGCCCTGTTGGGCGCGATGGACCTGGGCATCCTGTTCGTGACGGCGGACAAGCAGGTCCAGTACTGCAACCGTACTTTCCTGCGCATCTGGCAGATGGACGAAAACGCCAACCTGGTGGGGCGGGCCGTGGGCGAGGTGCTGGGCGATTCGGGCGTGGAGATCGTTCAGCCTGAGCATTTCTCCAGCCATCTGCGGGAGATGTTGGGCACGCACGAAGCCCCGACCAGCTACGAGATCGCGACCGGCGATGGCCGCGTCATCGTGCAGACCGCCTACCCGGTGCGCGACGCCGAGGGGCGCTTCATCGGCCAACTCTGGATTCACGAAGATGTGACGCGGGAACGGCAGACCGCGGAGCAATTGGTGTATCTGGCCGAACGCGACGCCTTGACGGGTCTCTTCAATCGGCGTCGCTTCGAGGACGAGCTGGCGCGTTTCATCCAGGAGTCGCAGCGGCGTCATCGGCACGGCGCCCTGCTGTTCTTTGACCTGGACGAGTTCAAGCACATCAACGACACCTTCGGCCACCGTGCCGGGGACGCCGTGCTGATCCGCGTCGCCTCGGAGGTTGGCGCGCTCACGCGGCGCAACGAGCTGCTGTGTCGGCTGGGCGGCGACGAGTTCGCCGTGCTCATGCCCGATGCCCGGCAGGAGGAGGCCGAGCAACTGGCCGAACGCATCGTGCGCGCCATCGCGCTGATTCCCTTCCGCCTCGACGGGCAGAACCTGCGCCTGACGTCCAGCCTCGGCATCGCGCTGTATCCGCATGGCTCGGTCAACGCCGAGGAACTGGTGGCCCATGCCGATGTCGCCATGTACCAGGCCAAGGAAAGCGGCAAGAACGCCTGGAAGCTCTACCAGCCCGGGCGCGACACTTCGCGCAAGATGATCACGCGCCTGGGCTGGAACGACCGCATCGCCCGTGCCCTGGAGCAGGGTCTGTTTCGCCTGCATTACCAGGGCGTCTACCACACGGGCAGCGGCACCGTCTCCCATCTGGAGGTATTGATCAGGATGGTGGACGTGGACGATCCCTCCCAGCTCATCATGCCGGGGCAGTTCATCGCTCATGCCGAGAAGAGCGGCAAGATCTTGGAGATTGACCGCTGGGTGATCCGCGCCAGCATTGAGCAGCTTGCCGCCAACCCGGCCATGCCCCCGCTGGCGGTCAACATCTCCGGCCGCTCCTTCGACCAGACCAGTTTTCCGCACTACATCGCCGATCTGCTGAACATGCATGGCGTGGAACCCCGGCGCCTGCTGGTGGAGTTGACGGAAACCTCGGCGGTGTCCGATCTGCAGGATGCGGAGTGTTTCATCGAGGCCTTGCGCCAGACTGGGTGCCAGACCTGTCTGGACGATTTCGGCGCGGGTTTCGCATCCTTTGCCTACCTCAAGCACCTGAAGGTGGACCTGCTCAAGATCGACGGTCTTTTCATCCGCGACCTGCCCAAGGACAGCGACAACCAGATCTTCGTGCGCGCCATCGTGGACGTGGCGCGTGCCCTGGGCAAGCGCACGGTGGCCGAATTCGTGGAAGACGAGCAGACCCTGGAGATGGTGCGCGCCCTGGGG
- a CDS encoding EAL domain-containing protein codes for MRKSLILACVLGFTALTAPIAVALYWASREALNAEMAYAGSVADELLRRSVAARQQIYLALDALGRAPRGDCSEPTLSLMRELNMGLSYLKDVGAVRDGRLICSSMGRYRQGIPLGPSDARVSSGVQIWRDVVLPYAPGLHLNLFEHKGWVVALHPDFVFDLALRDQDTTVAVLIGAPPMVLQSRGPIDAARLTREPSSASGPLELPDHLLVFRHSPENNLTTMVAISRVGLHARMGRQALILLPLAAIAGLLLVAAVALATRQRLSLPGEIRLGLKRREFHLHYQPVVDLQTGRCVGAEALLRWRRPAGAPMSPDLFIPAAERSGLIRAITAYVIDIAARDLPVLLAQQQGFHLGINFSAQDLETEGSITHLLQRLREIQAPPGSLVVEITERNVTDARAAGKQIARLHDRGVQVAVDDFGTGHSSLSVLAGLELDILKIDKSFVDAIDAQAAASLVLPHIIDMAKTLRLFMIAEGVETETQADYLRERGVQFAQGWLYGKPMPLDDLLDLLRTQGRAWASRGHGLPV; via the coding sequence ATGCGCAAATCGCTGATCCTCGCCTGCGTGCTGGGTTTCACCGCCTTGACGGCTCCCATCGCCGTAGCCCTGTATTGGGCTTCACGGGAGGCGCTCAACGCGGAGATGGCGTATGCGGGGTCCGTGGCCGACGAACTGTTGCGCCGCTCCGTCGCGGCGCGACAGCAAATCTACCTCGCCCTGGATGCACTTGGTCGCGCGCCGCGCGGCGACTGCTCGGAACCAACGTTGAGCTTGATGCGCGAGCTGAACATGGGTCTGAGCTACCTGAAGGACGTCGGCGCGGTGCGCGACGGACGGCTGATCTGCTCCTCCATGGGCCGGTACAGACAGGGCATCCCCTTGGGACCCAGCGATGCCCGCGTGTCCAGTGGCGTGCAGATCTGGCGCGACGTGGTCCTGCCCTATGCGCCGGGCCTGCACCTCAACCTCTTCGAACACAAAGGCTGGGTGGTCGCGCTGCACCCTGACTTTGTCTTCGACCTGGCCTTGCGTGACCAGGACACGACTGTGGCAGTGCTGATCGGGGCACCTCCGATGGTCCTGCAATCGCGCGGCCCCATAGACGCTGCCAGGTTGACGCGCGAACCATCATCGGCTTCTGGCCCGCTCGAGCTACCCGACCATCTGCTGGTGTTTCGTCACTCCCCCGAAAACAACCTCACCACGATGGTGGCGATCTCGCGCGTGGGTCTGCATGCGCGCATGGGCAGGCAGGCCTTGATCCTTCTGCCGCTGGCGGCCATCGCGGGCCTGCTGCTGGTCGCCGCCGTGGCCTTGGCCACGCGCCAGCGTCTGAGCTTGCCGGGTGAAATCCGCCTGGGCTTGAAACGCCGTGAATTCCACCTGCATTACCAACCCGTGGTGGACTTGCAGACCGGCCGCTGCGTCGGCGCCGAGGCGCTACTGCGCTGGCGCCGGCCCGCGGGTGCCCCGATGTCGCCCGACCTGTTCATCCCCGCGGCCGAACGCAGCGGCCTGATCCGCGCCATCACGGCCTACGTCATCGACATCGCCGCGCGGGACCTCCCCGTCCTGCTGGCGCAGCAACAGGGCTTTCACCTCGGCATCAATTTCTCCGCGCAAGACCTGGAGACCGAGGGATCGATCACCCATCTGCTGCAGCGCCTGCGCGAGATACAGGCGCCGCCGGGCAGCCTGGTCGTGGAGATCACCGAACGCAACGTCACCGATGCCCGGGCCGCCGGCAAGCAGATTGCACGACTGCATGACCGCGGCGTGCAGGTGGCGGTGGACGATTTCGGCACCGGCCATTCCAGCCTGTCGGTGCTGGCGGGCCTGGAGCTGGACATCCTGAAGATCGACAAGTCCTTCGTGGATGCCATCGACGCGCAGGCGGCGGCCAGCCTGGTGTTGCCCCACATCATCGACATGGCCAAGACCTTGCGCCTGTTCATGATCGCCGAGGGGGTCGAGACCGAAACCCAGGCGGACTACCTGCGCGAGCGCGGCGTTCAGTTCGCGCAGGGCTGGCTCTACGGCAAGCCCATGCCGCTCGACGATCTGCTGGATTTGCTGCGCACCCAGGGCCGGGCCTGGGCCTCCCGGGGCCATGGCCTGCCCGTCTGA
- a CDS encoding chromate transporter, with protein MPETPLPPDPETSATVSPQSCGDLFRSFTVLALQGFGGVAAVAQRELVERKRWMTNTQFVEEWAVAQIMPGPNLVNLSLMLGARHFGVRGALSALAGMLSAPLLVLLSLAWLYTHYADQPAVAGALRGMGAVAAGLVIGTGLKLLVTLKNNPLHPAQRLLLGSACFVTIAWLRWPLLWVLLALGGVGWALAWSRLAQREEARTRPTGSTGTRQ; from the coding sequence ATGCCTGAAACCCCCTTGCCACCGGACCCGGAGACGAGCGCCACCGTGTCGCCACAGTCCTGCGGGGATCTTTTCCGCTCTTTCACCGTGCTGGCTCTGCAAGGTTTCGGGGGCGTGGCGGCCGTTGCGCAGCGTGAGCTCGTGGAACGCAAACGCTGGATGACGAACACACAATTCGTCGAAGAGTGGGCCGTGGCGCAGATCATGCCCGGCCCCAACCTGGTCAACCTCTCCCTGATGCTGGGCGCGCGCCACTTCGGCGTGCGAGGTGCCCTGTCGGCCCTGGCCGGCATGCTGAGCGCGCCCCTGCTGGTGCTGCTGAGCCTGGCCTGGCTGTACACCCACTACGCTGACCAACCCGCGGTGGCCGGCGCGCTGCGCGGCATGGGTGCGGTGGCGGCCGGCCTGGTCATCGGCACCGGCTTGAAGCTGCTGGTCACGCTCAAGAACAATCCCCTGCACCCGGCCCAGCGTCTGTTGCTCGGTAGCGCGTGTTTCGTCACCATCGCCTGGTTGAGGTGGCCGCTGCTCTGGGTGCTGCTGGCGCTCGGCGGCGTGGGCTGGGCCCTGGCCTGGTCGCGCCTGGCGCAACGTGAAGAGGCGAGGACGAGACCGACCGGCTCGACCGGGACACGTCAATGA
- a CDS encoding chromate transporter codes for MNALAAPLISLGLTDWLHLVLHFATLSLLAVGGAITTTPDMHRYLVTQQGWLSETQFNASIALAQAAPGPNVLFIALLGWNVGLNNGAGGHPIGWALLGAAGCLLGVLLPSSTLVYLTARWSHANRERRGVRAFKQGLAPVVVALLISTGWILGSTQAANFPDLASAAHTAWPYWALTAATALLVWRTRLHLLWLLGAGALVGVLLG; via the coding sequence ATGAACGCCCTCGCTGCGCCCCTGATTTCCCTGGGCCTGACGGACTGGCTACACCTGGTGCTGCATTTCGCCACCCTCTCCCTGCTGGCCGTGGGCGGCGCCATCACCACCACGCCGGACATGCACCGCTACCTGGTCACCCAACAAGGCTGGCTGAGCGAGACCCAGTTCAACGCCTCCATCGCCCTCGCCCAGGCCGCACCCGGCCCCAACGTGCTCTTCATCGCTTTGCTGGGCTGGAATGTCGGGCTGAACAACGGCGCGGGCGGGCACCCGATCGGCTGGGCCTTGCTCGGTGCCGCGGGTTGTCTGCTCGGTGTGCTGCTGCCCAGTTCCACCCTGGTCTACCTGACGGCGCGCTGGAGCCATGCCAACCGCGAGCGGCGCGGCGTGCGCGCCTTCAAACAGGGACTGGCTCCGGTGGTGGTAGCGCTGCTGATTTCCACCGGCTGGATCCTGGGCAGCACCCAGGCGGCCAATTTTCCCGACCTGGCCTCGGCGGCACACACGGCCTGGCCATACTGGGCGCTGACGGCGGCCACCGCCCTGCTGGTCTGGCGCACGCGGCTGCACCTGCTCTGGCTGCTGGGCGCGGGCGCGCTGGTCGGCGTGCTGCTGGGCTGA
- a CDS encoding AsmA family protein, with translation MTETASPTPSAPAPERRPRVLRRLLRLVLLLGLALVLVLLAGIAWVAAHFNPQTQSRQLAEQIQARTGYLLSTAAPPRLTFTPRLGLTWGPLLLESPPQDSTTGTPARRVATAKGMSLTLDAFALLRGETQVRRVRIDDLSLWPAPDRRYTLPLVELRLSRPGATEAAPANASVSGPNRAADPASVDPHLAPPLTHALDLHATVMDAMGQALPLRLQGQIGVEADTAPTQSAPPSQRRAFHLVLQGAFDQTTFALDAKRTDASPVLRFDLALGTLDLDRYQAHPLAQPVLQTAAWQADAEPGMATTHPVAASVTDTAPHAVAADQTIDQTRDPRTAASPPMRASGTGALLRWVHDLGLDSLDLQGTLRVASLQFMNVKLSHLRLQAQVQDLPLQDSQGRKRRRIDVNPLAASLYDGGVHGSLRIHLDGDQPTPPRASPATTFFATKLDLRDVRIGALLRDALAIDWLDGRGNVALDLRSGGAAPGTFTRHLNGSVGLQLQDGSIGMNVADMVRAGLGRLGKMNATRPSVQPPATGSTQDASRWRTSFDRLRASFQIEDGVARNQDLTLQAPSLRVGGGGTAWLAESRLDYTLRVTIAPATLQQNPEREAQALDSLQGLTVPVQLLGAFDDIQWRIAYADIAATRQLRQRLRGWAQDSLDSLRGLLPRGKPKD, from the coding sequence ATGACCGAGACCGCCTCTCCCACCCCGTCGGCACCCGCCCCCGAGCGCAGGCCTCGCGTGCTGCGCCGTCTGCTCCGCCTGGTGCTGCTGCTCGGACTGGCTCTCGTGCTCGTGCTGTTGGCGGGCATCGCCTGGGTCGCGGCCCATTTCAACCCGCAGACGCAGTCACGGCAACTCGCCGAGCAGATTCAAGCACGCACCGGCTACCTGCTCAGCACGGCTGCACCACCCCGGCTGACGTTCACGCCCCGCCTGGGCCTGACCTGGGGCCCGTTACTGCTGGAATCCCCGCCGCAAGACAGCACCACGGGCACGCCCGCGCGACGCGTGGCCACCGCCAAGGGCATGTCGCTCACGCTAGACGCATTCGCGCTGCTGCGCGGTGAAACACAAGTGCGCCGGGTGCGGATCGACGACCTGAGCCTGTGGCCGGCGCCGGACCGGCGCTACACCCTGCCCTTGGTGGAACTGCGCCTCTCCCGGCCCGGCGCCACCGAAGCGGCACCCGCCAACGCCTCGGTCTCTGGACCCAATCGCGCGGCCGACCCAGCTAGCGTGGACCCGCATCTGGCCCCGCCCCTGACGCATGCACTGGACTTGCACGCCACGGTGATGGATGCCATGGGTCAGGCCCTGCCGCTGCGCCTGCAGGGACAGATCGGCGTGGAGGCAGACACAGCACCGACGCAGAGCGCCCCGCCCAGCCAGCGACGCGCTTTTCACCTGGTGCTACAAGGCGCCTTTGATCAGACCACGTTCGCGCTCGACGCCAAGCGCACCGATGCGTCACCGGTGCTGCGTTTCGACCTGGCCCTGGGAACGCTGGACCTGGACCGATACCAGGCCCACCCTCTGGCGCAGCCGGTGCTGCAGACCGCCGCTTGGCAGGCGGACGCCGAACCCGGCATGGCGACCACGCACCCCGTCGCTGCCTCGGTGACGGACACGGCCCCGCACGCGGTCGCGGCGGATCAGACGATTGATCAGACAAGGGATCCACGAACGGCAGCGAGTCCGCCAATGCGAGCCTCGGGCACGGGCGCCCTCTTGCGCTGGGTGCATGACCTCGGACTCGATAGCCTGGACCTGCAAGGCACGCTGCGCGTGGCCTCGCTCCAGTTCATGAATGTGAAGCTGTCGCATCTGCGTCTGCAGGCCCAGGTGCAAGACCTGCCGCTGCAGGACAGCCAGGGGCGCAAGCGCCGCCGCATCGATGTCAATCCGCTGGCGGCTTCGCTCTACGATGGCGGCGTGCATGGCTCGCTGCGCATCCATCTGGATGGCGACCAGCCGACCCCGCCACGCGCCTCGCCCGCGACCACCTTTTTCGCGACCAAGCTGGACCTGCGGGACGTGCGCATCGGTGCCCTGCTGCGCGACGCGCTGGCCATCGATTGGCTGGATGGCCGGGGCAACGTCGCGCTGGATCTGCGCAGCGGTGGCGCCGCGCCTGGCACCTTCACACGCCATTTGAACGGCAGCGTGGGCCTGCAGCTGCAGGATGGATCGATCGGAATGAACGTCGCCGACATGGTGCGGGCCGGCCTCGGACGACTGGGGAAAATGAACGCCACGCGTCCATCTGTCCAGCCGCCTGCGACCGGATCGACGCAAGACGCATCGCGCTGGCGCACCTCCTTTGACCGGCTGCGCGCGAGCTTCCAGATCGAAGACGGTGTGGCGCGCAACCAGGATCTGACCCTCCAGGCGCCCTCGCTGCGCGTTGGCGGCGGCGGCACGGCCTGGCTGGCCGAGAGCCGCCTGGACTACACGCTGCGCGTCACGATCGCTCCAGCCACCCTGCAACAGAACCCGGAGCGCGAGGCGCAGGCGCTGGACAGCCTTCAGGGGCTGACCGTGCCGGTGCAACTGCTGGGCGCCTTCGACGACATTCAATGGCGCATCGCCTACGCGGACATCGCAGCCACGCGACAGCTGCGCCAGCGGCTGCGCGGCTGGGCCCAGGACTCATTGGACAGTCTGCGCGGCCTGCTGCCCCGGGGCAAGCCGAAGGACTGA
- a CDS encoding DUF2721 domain-containing protein — MALFTDTSTVTHGIQLAVAPVFLLTAVAGMIGAVAGRLARIIDRGRTLDEKLRVNAEPALAAHWVMELAALRQRGLLANTTIGLLTLCAFVIGLTIVLLFLGETTEFKIDRYAIYGFLAGVLCFMAALGCFFAETLLAARVLKFRQLGDD, encoded by the coding sequence ATGGCCCTCTTCACCGACACTTCCACCGTCACGCACGGCATCCAGCTCGCCGTGGCGCCGGTGTTCCTGCTCACCGCCGTGGCCGGCATGATTGGCGCGGTGGCCGGCCGGCTGGCGCGCATCATTGATCGCGGTCGCACGCTGGACGAAAAACTGCGCGTCAACGCTGAGCCCGCGCTGGCCGCCCACTGGGTGATGGAGCTGGCCGCGCTGCGCCAGCGTGGTCTGCTGGCCAACACCACCATCGGCTTGCTGACGTTGTGCGCCTTCGTGATCGGCCTGACCATCGTGCTGCTCTTTCTCGGCGAGACCACGGAATTCAAGATCGACCGTTACGCGATCTACGGATTCCTGGCCGGCGTGCTCTGTTTCATGGCCGCGCTTGGCTGCTTCTTCGCCGAGACTTTGCTGGCCGCGCGCGTGCTCAAGTTCCGCCAGCTCGGGGACGACTGA
- a CDS encoding DUF4389 domain-containing protein: protein MSEPNTPHNQDNAAPPAPGKKRQLGLRVVFMVLMGLAFYLATSVLIALALVQLLLSIASDAPNERLRDFGRALGRYLRQIADYLSFARDEVPFPFSEWPDAD from the coding sequence TTGAGCGAACCCAACACCCCGCACAACCAAGACAACGCCGCTCCCCCCGCTCCCGGCAAGAAGCGCCAGCTGGGCCTGCGCGTCGTCTTCATGGTGCTGATGGGCCTGGCCTTTTATCTCGCCACCTCGGTGCTGATCGCGCTGGCGTTGGTGCAATTGCTGCTGAGCATCGCCAGCGACGCGCCCAACGAGCGCCTGCGCGATTTCGGCCGCGCGCTAGGTCGTTACCTGCGGCAGATCGCGGACTACCTGAGCTTCGCCCGTGACGAGGTGCCTTTCCCGTTCAGCGAGTGGCCTGACGCGGATTGA
- a CDS encoding MFS transporter, translating into MTQYVEQNPTQQSASTTVPRRILPVIVLSQFAATSLWFAINAVMPDLQQAWDWPAAAVGRLTSAVQMGFVAGTLVFALLMVADRFSPSRVFMVCALLGALVNAATLLAGGDVNLLLGLRFTVGFLLAGVYPVGMKIAASWYREGLGPAMGVLIGALILGTALPHGLRALATAVPGAGDEGAWASLVAASGLAPWQAVVLGVSLLAAMGGLLTAWLVPDSPWLRRVSRVDGGGGKAAGGLKLGALALIWQDRRLRASVFGYFGHMWEIYTCFVLVPLIVGLRFAGATQSAWSFAIIGAGFVGCAGGGWLARQWGSARVAQAQLVASAACCLAAPLMLHAPDGVFLAWLLLWGVTVSGDSPQFSALTARNAPQAVVGSVLTLVNCIGFVISVLSIELFTSALPYFSLGLLLPLLGVGPLIGLWMFRPLVRA; encoded by the coding sequence ATGACGCAATATGTAGAACAAAATCCAACACAACAGTCCGCGTCAACCACTGTCCCGCGCCGCATCCTGCCGGTGATCGTGCTGTCGCAGTTCGCTGCCACCTCGCTCTGGTTCGCCATCAACGCGGTGATGCCCGACCTGCAGCAGGCCTGGGACTGGCCTGCCGCCGCCGTTGGTCGCCTGACTTCGGCCGTTCAAATGGGCTTTGTCGCGGGCACCCTGGTGTTTGCCCTGCTGATGGTGGCAGATCGTTTCTCGCCCTCGCGGGTGTTCATGGTCTGCGCCCTGCTGGGTGCGCTGGTGAACGCTGCCACACTGCTGGCGGGTGGGGATGTGAACCTCCTGCTCGGGCTGCGCTTTACCGTCGGCTTCCTGCTGGCGGGCGTTTATCCCGTGGGCATGAAAATCGCTGCCAGCTGGTACCGCGAAGGCCTGGGGCCGGCCATGGGGGTGCTGATCGGCGCGCTGATCCTTGGCACGGCCCTGCCGCACGGCCTGCGTGCGCTGGCGACTGCGGTTCCGGGCGCGGGGGATGAAGGCGCATGGGCGAGCCTAGTCGCGGCCAGCGGACTGGCTCCCTGGCAGGCCGTGGTGCTCGGGGTATCGCTGCTCGCGGCAATGGGCGGATTGCTGACGGCCTGGCTGGTTCCGGACAGTCCCTGGCTGCGGCGCGTCAGTCGGGTCGATGGCGGTGGTGGGAAAGCCGCGGGTGGCCTCAAGCTCGGGGCATTGGCCCTGATCTGGCAGGACCGGCGCCTGCGGGCCTCGGTCTTTGGCTACTTCGGCCACATGTGGGAGATCTACACCTGCTTCGTGCTGGTGCCGTTGATCGTGGGCTTGCGCTTCGCGGGCGCGACGCAGAGTGCCTGGTCCTTCGCCATCATCGGCGCGGGATTCGTCGGCTGCGCGGGGGGCGGATGGCTGGCGCGGCAGTGGGGCAGCGCCCGCGTTGCCCAGGCGCAGCTGGTGGCGAGTGCGGCCTGCTGTCTGGCTGCGCCCCTGATGCTGCACGCGCCCGATGGTGTGTTTCTGGCCTGGCTGCTGCTCTGGGGCGTGACGGTGTCGGGTGATTCGCCGCAGTTCTCAGCCCTGACGGCGCGCAATGCGCCCCAGGCGGTGGTGGGCAGTGTGCTGACCCTGGTCAACTGCATCGGCTTTGTGATTTCGGTGCTCAGCATCGAGCTGTTCACCTCGGCCCTGCCGTACTTTTCCTTGGGTCTGCTGCTGCCCCTGCTGGGCGTCGGGCCCTTGATCGGCCTGTGGATGTTCCGTCCGCTGGTGCGTGCCTAG
- a CDS encoding TetR/AcrR family transcriptional regulator, with protein MARKPKVVPEERLRDADRSQGTILAAARDEFAEFGLGGARMDRIAERAGLNKRLIYYYFEDKETLFQAVLEQAYSNIREEERKLRLLDLTPAEAVRRLVEFTWNYYLAHPEFLTLLNSANLHKARHLQESRQARALNSPLLDMLAEILERGRRDGSFRGGVDPMQLYISIAGIAYFYLSNNHTLSAIFGRDLMSAKARNERLSHMTDLILGSLLRG; from the coding sequence ATGGCGCGCAAACCGAAAGTCGTCCCCGAGGAGCGCCTGCGCGACGCCGACCGCTCACAAGGCACCATCCTGGCGGCCGCGCGCGATGAATTCGCCGAATTCGGCCTGGGCGGCGCACGCATGGACCGCATCGCCGAGCGCGCGGGCCTGAACAAGCGGCTGATCTACTACTACTTCGAGGACAAGGAAACGCTGTTCCAGGCCGTGCTGGAACAGGCCTACAGCAACATCCGCGAAGAGGAACGCAAGCTGCGGCTACTGGATCTGACGCCGGCCGAGGCGGTGCGCAGGCTGGTGGAATTCACCTGGAACTACTACCTCGCCCACCCCGAGTTCCTGACCCTGCTCAACAGCGCCAACCTGCACAAGGCGCGGCATCTGCAGGAATCCCGCCAGGCGCGCGCGCTCAATTCGCCGCTGCTGGACATGCTGGCCGAGATCCTGGAGCGCGGGCGGCGCGATGGCAGTTTCCGCGGCGGCGTGGACCCGATGCAGCTCTACATCTCGATCGCCGGCATCGCCTATTTCTACCTCTCGAACAACCACACCCTGTCGGCCATCTTCGGCCGCGACCTGATGTCCGCCAAGGCCCGCAACGAGCGGCTCTCGCACATGACGGACCTGATCCTGGGCTCCCTGCTGCGCGGCTGA